From Acidobacteriaceae bacterium, the proteins below share one genomic window:
- a CDS encoding cytochrome c3 family protein: MAQVFDRSSNALARASLVLTGLIVIALGVALDQLQRSPWVTRQGQRADQPVPFSHKHHVEGLGLQCQYCHTSVEKSSYAGIPPTKTCMNCHSEIWTNAELLEPVRHSWATGESIKWIRVHDLPDYVYFNHEIHVNKGIGCASCHGRVDEMPLMYEENTLQMEWCLNCHRNPAKNLRPTSEIYNMAWAGPSSSNPVWCTTTGKAGPTAGAVNCVTNDPAVGKNPEIAMLQKTAGSPIIGGNTNPIPETGVGETFSDAPQLALPASYQKFTNQIDLGHYLMDKYHIRTANELSSCEVCHR, encoded by the coding sequence ATGGCGCAAGTTTTTGACCGCAGTTCGAACGCACTGGCTCGCGCGAGCCTGGTGTTGACGGGCTTGATCGTCATCGCGCTCGGTGTGGCACTCGACCAGTTGCAGCGCTCCCCCTGGGTGACGCGTCAAGGTCAGAGGGCCGACCAGCCCGTCCCGTTCAGCCACAAGCACCACGTAGAGGGGCTTGGGCTCCAGTGTCAGTACTGCCACACGTCGGTAGAGAAGAGCTCCTATGCGGGCATTCCTCCGACGAAGACGTGCATGAACTGCCACTCGGAGATTTGGACAAACGCCGAGCTCCTTGAGCCGGTTCGTCATAGCTGGGCAACCGGCGAGTCGATCAAGTGGATTCGCGTCCACGATCTTCCGGACTATGTTTACTTCAACCACGAAATCCACGTGAACAAGGGCATCGGCTGCGCAAGCTGCCACGGCCGAGTGGATGAAATGCCGTTGATGTACGAAGAGAACACGCTCCAGATGGAGTGGTGCTTGAACTGCCACCGTAACCCGGCCAAGAACCTTCGCCCCACCAGCGAGATCTACAACATGGCGTGGGCTGGTCCTTCGAGCTCCAATCCAGTTTGGTGCACCACGACCGGCAAGGCGGGTCCCACGGCTGGCGCAGTCAACTGCGTGACCAACGACCCGGCGGTTGGTAAAAACCCCGAGATCGCGATGCTGCAGAAGACGGCAGGTTCTCCGATCATTGGCGGAAACACCAATCCCATCCCTGAGACTGGTGTTGGCGAGACCTTCTCCGATGCACCGCAGCTCGCGCTGCCGGCCAGCTATCAGAAGTTCACCAACCAGATTGACCTTGGCCACTACCTGATGGACAAGTACCACATCCGCACAGCGAACGAGCTTTCGAGCTGCGAGGTGTGCCACCGATGA
- a CDS encoding prolipoprotein diacylglyceryl transferase produces MFAPHLQTELPGTIGFGPLRFPLFALFATAGLIAGLAGSQRSAPLAGVDRNRLWDAGVFAVAAAFVISRLLLVLGHLDIFRAVPMLVLQLPSITYSGLLLTAAATLLWLRWKRVPLLRALDAWAPCVALGCAFLSVGHFFEGTEGGMPTTLPWGIVATGDTMLGHTHPVQLYAAAGALLLLGLLWGRLKLPRSHAGSVAALGLLLGSTGSFLLGFFRQPASQELTLPLDPGQFFALTGALVGVALWFWTARTNPSANGRLPGHQRYQEFDHAK; encoded by the coding sequence ATGTTTGCACCCCACCTACAGACCGAACTTCCAGGAACCATCGGCTTTGGCCCGCTGCGTTTCCCCCTCTTTGCTCTCTTTGCCACGGCAGGCTTGATCGCCGGGCTGGCGGGCTCCCAACGCTCTGCTCCACTGGCCGGGGTGGACCGCAATCGCTTGTGGGATGCGGGCGTCTTTGCCGTCGCGGCAGCGTTTGTGATCTCCCGCCTCCTGCTGGTCCTGGGACATCTGGACATCTTTCGTGCGGTACCTATGTTGGTACTGCAACTGCCTTCCATCACCTATAGCGGACTGCTGCTGACAGCGGCCGCAACGCTGCTCTGGCTGCGCTGGAAGCGTGTTCCGCTGCTTCGCGCACTCGATGCGTGGGCCCCGTGCGTGGCTTTGGGCTGTGCATTCTTGAGCGTGGGACACTTCTTCGAAGGCACGGAGGGCGGAATGCCAACCACCCTACCCTGGGGCATTGTGGCAACAGGCGACACGATGCTGGGCCATACGCATCCGGTGCAACTCTATGCCGCTGCAGGCGCTTTGCTGCTGTTAGGGCTGCTTTGGGGGCGCCTGAAGCTGCCCCGCTCGCACGCAGGATCCGTGGCCGCGCTGGGGTTGTTGCTCGGGAGTACGGGAAGTTTTCTGCTTGGCTTTTTCCGTCAGCCAGCATCACAGGAGTTAACACTGCCGCTCGACCCGGGGCAGTTTTTCGCGCTGACTGGAGCGCTGGTGGGGGTCGCGCTGTGGTTCTGGACCGCGCGCACGAACCCTTCCGCCAACGGGCGTTTGCCCGGCCACCAGAGATATCAGGAGTTCGACCATGCCAAGTAA